From Pantoea vagans:
AACATCGATGGCGTCATCCTCACCGAACGCACCCACACGCCAGGCACGCTGCGTATGCTGGAAGTGGCCGGTATTCCGGTGATTGAGGTGATGGACAGCGTTACACCCTGCCTGGACATGGCGGTCGGCTTTGATAACGTCGAAGCGGCCCGGCAGATGACGCAGGCGATCCTCAGCAAAGGCCATCGTCACACCGTCTATCTTGGCGCACGCCTTGATGAACGTACGCTGCAAAAGCAGCGCGGTTATGAAATCGCCATGCGCGAAGCGGGTCTGACGCCGCACAGCGTGATGATGGAGGATGCCTCATCATTCAGCGCCGGTGGCGATCTGCTGCGCGAAGCACAACGTCTCTATCCTGAAACGGATAGCCTGTTCTGTACCAATGATGACCTGGCGGTCGGCGCGATGTTTGAGTGTCAGCGCCAGGGATTGCAGGTACCCACTCAGATGGCGATAGCGGGTTTTCACGGCCATGATATCAGTCAGGTCGTCACACCACAGCTGGCGACAGTGCTGACGCCGCGCGACCGCATGGGCCGTGAAGCGGCGGCGATGTTGCTGGCGCGCATTGCCGGTGAGAGCAGTGATGATCCGCTGCGGGATATCGGTTTTGAGATCAGTGAAGGTGGCAGCATCTGATTGTGATGTTTTTATGAGTCAGCTCACACTTTCATGCTTTTCCTGGTAAAAAGGTTGCCAGGCTGTTAACCGGCCAGGAGAATGAGAAACGACATTGTTATCGGTAACATTGGCAAATTCTCACCTGCCGGAGCAGAAAAATGACAACGCAATCCCCGTCGCATCACGTTTTTATCCTGATGGGCGTTTCAGGCAGCGGAAAATCTGCTGTCGCCAACCAGGTCTCTCACCAGCTGAATACCGCTTTTCTTGACGGTGATTTTCTCCACCCGCGCGCCAACATCCTGAAGATGGCCGATGGTCATCCGCTGGATGACAGCGATCGCCAGCCGTGGTTACAGGCGCTGAACGATGCCGCGTTTGCCATGCAGCGTACCCAGGCGATCTCCATCATTGTCTGCTCAGCCCTGAAAAAAAGTTATCGCGACATTCTGCGTCAGGGCAATGACAACCTGCGTTTCGTCTACCTGAAAGGCGATTTCGACACCATCGAAGCCCGCCTGAAGGCGCGTAAAGGCCACTTCTTCAAGCCGCAGATGCTGGTCACCCAGTTTGCCACGCTGGAAGAGCCGGGCAGTGATGAGCCGGATGTCCTGGTCGTGGATATCGCGCATTCACTGGACGAGGTGGTGGCGGCTACGGTTGCGACTATCCAGGACGCTATCAGCCAGGATTAGAGATGAATACCGCAACACTCGTTTTGACCGCAGCAGGCTCCGTCCTGCTGCTGCTTTTTCTGGTGATGAAGGCCCGTATGCACGCCTTTGTCGCGCTGATGTTAGTCTCCATCGGTGCCGGGCTCTTTTCCGGCATGCCACTGAATAAAATCGCGGAAACCATGCAGAAGGGGATGGGCGGCACGCTCGGCTTCCTTGCCATTGTGGTCGCGCTGGGCGCGATGTTCGGCAAAATCCTGCATGAAACCGGCGCCGTGGATCAAATCGCCATCCGGATGCTGAAAACCTTTGGTCAGAGCCGCGCCCATTATGCAATGGGGATTGCCGGTCTGATCTGCGCGCTGCCGCTTTTCTTTGAGGTGGCGGTGGTGCTGTTAATCAGCATCGCGTTTGCGGTGGCGCGGCGAACCGGTGGCAATCTGGTGAAGCTGGTGATCCCGCTGTTTGCCGGTGTGGCCGCGTCGGCGGCGTTCCTGCTGCCCGGACCGGCTCCGATGCT
This genomic window contains:
- the gntR gene encoding gluconate operon transcriptional repressor GntR, producing the protein MKKKRPVLQDVADRVGITKMTVSRYLRNPEQVSVALRDKIAVALDELGYIPNRAPDMLSNATSRAIGVLLPSLTNQVFADVLRGIEAVTDEANYQTLVAHFGYNPQKEELQLRSLLGWNIDGVILTERTHTPGTLRMLEVAGIPVIEVMDSVTPCLDMAVGFDNVEAARQMTQAILSKGHRHTVYLGARLDERTLQKQRGYEIAMREAGLTPHSVMMEDASSFSAGGDLLREAQRLYPETDSLFCTNDDLAVGAMFECQRQGLQVPTQMAIAGFHGHDISQVVTPQLATVLTPRDRMGREAAAMLLARIAGESSDDPLRDIGFEISEGGSI
- the gntK gene encoding gluconokinase, whose translation is MTTQSPSHHVFILMGVSGSGKSAVANQVSHQLNTAFLDGDFLHPRANILKMADGHPLDDSDRQPWLQALNDAAFAMQRTQAISIIVCSALKKSYRDILRQGNDNLRFVYLKGDFDTIEARLKARKGHFFKPQMLVTQFATLEEPGSDEPDVLVVDIAHSLDEVVAATVATIQDAISQD